In Paenibacillus sp. 1781tsa1, one DNA window encodes the following:
- the gnpA gene encoding 1,3-beta-galactosyl-N-acetylhexosamine phosphorylase, whose protein sequence is MSKPTKGSFTLPGESGYEALTLELADRWGADVIRDSDGTKLSDEIINAGYGIYSTICIIRDHNDWASRNQDKLQQCFLITNPKVAVQDYVSIYLMEDFFAEQFRVNDSKEAFKYWQVYDRTTGEEVPRAQWNYERESGNVVITGVAPWHKYTVSFMVYRIWEEISMYNHTTNNWDKEHLMQIDPIYTETQTYLLEWMENWCQNHPETTVVRFTSLFYNFAWIWGSDERNRHLFSDWGSYDFTVSSRALDLFAQKYGYSLSAEDFVNGGKYQVTHMPADQRKLDWMAFINDFVIEFGKKLIDIVHKHDKLAYVFYDDSWVGMEPYNDRFHEFGFDGMIKCVFSGYEARMCSGVKVDTHEIRLHPYLFPVGLGGLPTFKEGGDPTLDAKKYWINIRRALLRESIDRIGLGGYLHLVEPYPDFVDYIEKIAHEFREMKELHQAGKPYQIKTKVAVLHSWGKLRSWTLSGHFHETHMHDLIHVNEALSGLPIEVNFIDFEDIRQGVLKDVNVVINAGSAGSAWSGGAHWKDHQCVDILTQWVYEGGTFMGINQPSATHGYDSFFRMAHVLGVDEDTGARVVHGKWSYEVNDEDGLVPEGANILPKNNIYLTDGSAAVVSETDGQITLSTHAFGKGKGIYLPSFEFSWENTRLLLNLIRFAGNESHETFYITDNLYTECAYYPESNILVVINNSDQVQSTTIHTEHGKQTMELEPYDTVITKIGLTKSVSP, encoded by the coding sequence TTGTCCAAACCAACCAAAGGCTCTTTTACATTGCCGGGAGAATCCGGTTATGAGGCACTGACGCTGGAACTTGCTGATCGCTGGGGTGCCGATGTGATCCGTGACAGTGACGGTACGAAATTGTCTGACGAGATTATTAATGCCGGATATGGCATCTATTCAACCATTTGCATTATTCGGGATCATAATGATTGGGCATCCCGTAATCAGGATAAGCTGCAGCAATGTTTTCTCATTACGAATCCGAAGGTCGCTGTACAAGATTATGTATCTATCTATCTGATGGAGGACTTCTTCGCTGAGCAATTCAGGGTGAATGATTCCAAAGAAGCGTTTAAGTATTGGCAGGTATATGATCGAACGACTGGAGAAGAGGTACCAAGAGCACAATGGAATTATGAAAGGGAATCTGGCAATGTAGTGATTACTGGCGTTGCTCCCTGGCATAAATACACGGTAAGTTTCATGGTCTATCGGATCTGGGAAGAGATCTCCATGTACAATCATACGACGAATAACTGGGATAAAGAGCATCTGATGCAGATTGACCCAATCTATACGGAAACGCAAACCTATCTGCTGGAATGGATGGAAAATTGGTGCCAAAACCATCCAGAAACAACGGTTGTACGTTTTACATCGCTATTTTATAACTTCGCCTGGATCTGGGGCAGTGATGAGCGGAATCGCCATCTGTTCTCGGATTGGGGTTCATACGATTTCACGGTAAGTTCGAGAGCCCTGGATCTGTTTGCTCAGAAATATGGGTATTCACTCTCAGCCGAGGACTTTGTGAATGGTGGTAAATATCAGGTCACTCATATGCCTGCGGATCAGCGAAAGCTGGATTGGATGGCCTTTATCAATGATTTTGTGATTGAATTCGGCAAGAAATTAATTGATATTGTGCACAAGCATGACAAGCTGGCGTATGTCTTCTATGATGACAGCTGGGTAGGCATGGAGCCGTACAATGATCGCTTTCATGAGTTCGGATTCGACGGCATGATCAAATGTGTATTCTCCGGTTATGAGGCAAGAATGTGCTCTGGGGTTAAGGTGGATACCCATGAGATTCGCTTGCATCCCTACTTGTTCCCCGTTGGTTTAGGCGGGCTTCCTACCTTCAAGGAAGGCGGAGATCCTACCCTTGATGCAAAGAAATATTGGATAAATATCCGGCGTGCGCTGCTGCGTGAGTCGATCGACCGGATAGGACTAGGTGGGTATTTGCATCTGGTTGAGCCTTACCCTGATTTTGTGGATTACATCGAGAAGATTGCCCATGAATTCAGGGAAATGAAAGAGCTACATCAGGCTGGAAAACCTTATCAGATCAAAACAAAGGTAGCCGTGCTGCATAGCTGGGGCAAGTTAAGATCGTGGACCTTGTCCGGTCATTTTCATGAGACGCATATGCATGATCTGATTCATGTGAATGAGGCCTTATCCGGGTTGCCGATCGAGGTAAATTTCATTGATTTTGAAGATATTCGTCAAGGCGTACTGAAGGATGTGAATGTCGTCATTAATGCGGGTTCCGCTGGTTCTGCTTGGAGTGGTGGAGCACACTGGAAAGACCACCAATGTGTAGACATCCTGACCCAGTGGGTGTACGAAGGCGGTACATTTATGGGGATCAACCAGCCCTCAGCGACCCACGGGTACGACAGCTTTTTCAGAATGGCACATGTGCTTGGGGTAGATGAGGATACAGGTGCAAGAGTTGTTCATGGAAAATGGTCGTATGAGGTTAATGATGAGGATGGTTTGGTGCCTGAGGGGGCCAACATACTTCCGAAAAATAACATTTATCTTACTGATGGATCAGCAGCTGTAGTGAGTGAAACGGATGGTCAGATCACACTGTCCACACATGCTTTTGGAAAAGGAAAAGGGATCTATTTACCTTCCTTCGAATTCAGCTGGGAAAATACAAGACTACTTCTGAATTTGATTCGATTTGCGGGCAATGAATCCCATGAAACATTTTACATCACGGATAACTTGTATACCGAGTGCGCTTACTACCCTGAAAGCAACATATTGGTTGTGATCAATAATAGCGATCAGGTTCAGTCCACGACAATCCATACAGAGCATGGGAAACAGACCATGGAATTGGAGCCGTATGATACGGTGATCACCAAAATTGGTTTAACCAAATCGGTATCCCCATAG
- a CDS encoding glycoside hydrolase family 105 protein, with the protein MLQVKYDREQILHVIENVTKKTLDMDLTWDWPGGVAYYGVSRAYQTTGNQEILDRLVKWADEYIELGLPSWTVNTCAMGHVLITLYEETGDQKYWDIVLSKVDYLQNHALRFGDHVLQHTVSVSNDFPEQAWADTLFMAAFFLLRVGSKLKDEAMIQDALNQYYWHIKYLQDPSSSLWYHGYNNINKDHMSGFYWGRANAWGAYTMSQVKPQLKDWYLYPQCMDVECALRDQLAALKLVQTENGLWRTVLDDEDSYEEVSASAGIAAAMINNGNPLHTKYVQKALEGILNNISEDGRVLGVSGGTAVMKDRDGYRNIPKDWIQGWGQGLALAFLSDMLR; encoded by the coding sequence ATGCTTCAAGTGAAATATGACCGAGAACAGATTCTGCACGTAATCGAGAATGTTACCAAGAAAACACTGGATATGGATCTAACATGGGATTGGCCCGGCGGTGTGGCCTATTATGGTGTATCCAGAGCCTATCAAACGACAGGCAACCAAGAAATCCTGGACAGGCTGGTGAAATGGGCGGACGAATACATCGAGCTGGGTCTGCCAAGTTGGACTGTAAATACATGTGCCATGGGTCATGTGCTCATCACTTTATATGAAGAAACCGGGGATCAGAAATATTGGGATATTGTCCTCAGCAAAGTCGATTATCTCCAAAACCATGCGCTTCGCTTTGGAGACCATGTGCTTCAGCATACAGTATCCGTGTCCAATGATTTTCCGGAACAGGCTTGGGCGGACACCTTGTTTATGGCGGCATTTTTCCTGCTCCGCGTAGGTAGCAAATTAAAGGATGAAGCCATGATTCAAGATGCGCTGAATCAGTATTACTGGCATATCAAGTACCTTCAAGATCCGAGCAGCAGTCTGTGGTATCACGGCTATAACAATATCAACAAGGATCATATGTCCGGATTTTACTGGGGGAGAGCGAACGCTTGGGGCGCCTATACAATGTCTCAGGTGAAACCGCAACTGAAAGACTGGTATCTGTATCCGCAATGTATGGATGTAGAGTGTGCCCTTCGCGATCAGTTGGCGGCTCTCAAGCTGGTGCAGACCGAGAATGGCTTGTGGCGTACGGTTTTGGATGACGAAGATTCGTATGAAGAGGTGTCGGCTTCCGCTGGTATTGCAGCGGCAATGATCAATAACGGTAATCCACTGCATACCAAATACGTGCAAAAGGCACTGGAGGGCATCCTGAACAACATTAGCGAAGATGGACGCGTGCTTGGTGTATCTGGCGGTACGGCGGTGATGAAGGATCGGGATGGCTATCGCAATATTCCTAAAGACTGGATTCAGGGCTGGGGTCAGGGCCTGGCACTTGCTTTTCTGTCCGATATGTTGAGATAG
- a CDS encoding AraC family transcriptional regulator, which translates to MPKPKKPVIEYRHYSLPIDFPVLLLSGDRWRISDIKSEHLHFHNHMEIGICYSDEGIMEIKGESVPFRAGDVTFIPRYLPHTTYSSPNKASLWAYIFFSPEELFRHSLKTAQSHIEPNLWAIQGTNCILNKEQHPKIHTLATSVVEEIKQQSPYYRESAYGLLMSLYIELLRLHASNESWSAQNQDRERDLQGDLVISPVLEFITKNYMMPVTIDYLADLCHLSTTHFRRKFHEIMGTTPLDFLNSTRIEEACKRLKSTEASILSISEQVGFRSISSFNRCFAKLMGESPKAWRKAAHTEAQSAKASILEYTGWV; encoded by the coding sequence ATGCCCAAACCGAAGAAACCTGTCATTGAATATCGTCATTACAGCCTGCCCATTGATTTCCCTGTTCTGTTACTCAGTGGAGACCGCTGGAGAATATCCGATATCAAGAGTGAGCATCTTCATTTCCATAACCACATGGAGATTGGCATCTGTTATTCAGATGAGGGAATCATGGAGATTAAGGGGGAATCTGTGCCTTTTCGGGCAGGCGACGTCACGTTCATTCCCCGCTACCTTCCGCATACCACATACAGTTCACCGAATAAAGCCAGCCTGTGGGCTTATATCTTTTTTTCACCGGAAGAACTCTTCCGCCATTCACTCAAAACAGCCCAAAGTCACATTGAACCGAATCTATGGGCGATTCAGGGAACCAATTGCATTCTGAATAAGGAACAGCATCCCAAAATTCACACACTCGCAACATCAGTCGTAGAAGAGATTAAGCAGCAGTCCCCCTATTATCGGGAGAGCGCGTACGGCTTGTTGATGTCTCTGTATATCGAACTGCTTCGACTTCATGCAAGCAACGAGAGCTGGTCAGCGCAGAATCAGGACCGGGAACGTGACCTCCAAGGTGACTTGGTCATCTCACCCGTGCTGGAGTTTATCACCAAAAATTACATGATGCCTGTGACCATCGATTACCTCGCTGATCTATGTCATCTGAGTACAACGCATTTTCGCCGCAAGTTCCATGAAATTATGGGAACCACACCGCTTGATTTTCTGAACAGTACCCGAATTGAAGAGGCATGCAAGCGATTGAAAAGCACGGAGGCCTCCATTCTGTCCATCTCCGAGCAAGTTGGCTTCCGCTCCATCTCCAGCTTTAACCGTTGCTTCGCCAAACTGATGGGAGAATCACCCAAAGCCTGGCGCAAAGCAGCTCATACGGAAGCACAGTCTGCAAAAGCGTCGATACTGGAATATACGGGATGGGTATAA